A genomic segment from Propioniciclava sp. MC1595 encodes:
- a CDS encoding SRPBCC domain-containing protein: protein MEVIGERARQLPAPQHVVWDDLVHPRTGGPRSWLLLLDDEVEPRILAADRPDRVVWSSLWPNRPDDEVHLSLAPAGGGTLLRFRLQTPDGLPDASRTGHLRRRLNQLLFGDLRAAYGQ from the coding sequence ATGGAGGTGATCGGCGAGCGAGCGCGGCAGCTGCCCGCCCCGCAGCACGTCGTCTGGGACGACTTGGTGCACCCCCGGACCGGCGGGCCCCGGTCGTGGCTACTCCTCCTCGACGACGAGGTGGAGCCGCGCATCCTGGCCGCCGACCGGCCCGATCGCGTGGTGTGGTCGTCGCTGTGGCCGAACCGGCCGGACGACGAGGTGCACCTGAGCCTGGCGCCGGCCGGCGGCGGCACGCTGCTGCGCTTCCGGTTGCAGACTCCCGACGGGCTGCCCGACGCGAGCAGGACCGGGCACCTGCGCCGACGCCTCAACCAGCTGCTGTTCGGCGACCTGCGGGCGGCCTACGGCCAGTGA
- a CDS encoding HNH endonuclease signature motif containing protein, translated as MTVHEVERVLEDLWADLAPWPTADDLVAELDHMTSEAFRLAEKLHVAEAEVAAMRGSMTEATPPMWQLDDAGLLVELAAAQKAATVAHARWLAVLAEADRRGVVEREHHMPTNSWLAAGTSHSTRTARADVRLAESLTRHEHVATALGEGRMSVEQAATIVVGLDRLPDDLDPVTRDAVEAQMVDYAGEFNPTALRRLVNHAIDVVAPEVAEEHNGKLLDRAEREQARTRHLAWRTDPDDGSLRFWGKLPALDGELFKQHLSAIATRSRLADAAMGIDTAPGQALADALALVLSHHASCDGGPAQGGDHTRVIVTMDLDALLSGLGAGTLLEGGEPISAGQARRLACTHGIIPAILNSDSVPLDLGRTQRFFTPAQRLALALRDGGCAFPGCDRPPSDCEAHHAKEPWHQGGRTDLADGVLLCPHHHHLVEPDPHKPPEKNWQITLDHRGKPQFHTPQNRTGQGTTRQHHRYRC; from the coding sequence ATGACGGTGCACGAGGTCGAACGGGTCCTGGAGGACCTGTGGGCCGACCTCGCGCCCTGGCCGACCGCCGACGATCTGGTCGCTGAACTCGACCACATGACCTCCGAGGCCTTCCGCCTTGCCGAGAAGCTGCACGTGGCCGAAGCCGAGGTCGCAGCGATGCGCGGGTCGATGACCGAGGCCACTCCCCCGATGTGGCAGTTGGATGATGCCGGCCTGTTGGTCGAGCTCGCGGCCGCGCAGAAGGCGGCCACGGTCGCGCACGCGCGGTGGCTGGCGGTGTTGGCCGAGGCCGACCGCCGGGGTGTCGTGGAGCGGGAGCACCACATGCCCACCAACTCGTGGCTCGCTGCCGGCACCAGCCACTCGACGCGCACCGCACGCGCCGACGTAAGACTGGCGGAGTCGCTCACCCGCCACGAGCACGTGGCCACGGCGTTGGGTGAGGGGCGGATGAGCGTAGAACAAGCCGCCACCATCGTGGTCGGCCTCGACCGGTTGCCCGACGACCTCGACCCGGTGACGCGGGATGCGGTCGAGGCGCAGATGGTCGACTACGCAGGCGAGTTCAACCCCACCGCCCTACGCCGGTTGGTCAACCACGCCATCGACGTGGTCGCCCCCGAGGTCGCCGAGGAACACAACGGCAAACTCCTCGACCGCGCCGAACGCGAACAGGCCCGTACCCGCCACCTCGCGTGGCGCACCGACCCCGACGACGGCAGCCTCCGCTTCTGGGGCAAGCTCCCCGCCCTCGACGGCGAACTGTTCAAGCAACACCTCAGTGCGATCGCCACCCGCAGTCGACTCGCCGACGCCGCCATGGGCATCGACACCGCACCCGGACAGGCCCTCGCCGACGCCCTCGCGCTCGTGCTGTCCCACCACGCGTCCTGCGACGGCGGGCCCGCCCAAGGCGGCGACCACACCCGCGTCATCGTCACCATGGACCTCGACGCCCTCCTCAGCGGTCTGGGCGCCGGCACGCTCCTCGAGGGCGGCGAACCCATCAGCGCCGGGCAGGCGCGTCGACTCGCGTGCACCCACGGGATCATCCCCGCCATCCTCAACAGCGACTCGGTCCCCCTCGACCTGGGCCGAACCCAACGGTTCTTCACCCCCGCCCAACGCCTCGCCCTCGCCCTCCGCGACGGCGGTTGTGCCTTCCCCGGCTGCGACCGCCCACCCTCAGACTGCGAAGCCCACCACGCCAAGGAGCCCTGGCACCAAGGCGGCAGGACCGACCTGGCCGACGGGGTGCTGTTGTGCCCGCACCACCACCACCTGGTCGAACCCGACCCCCACAAACCACCCGAGAAGAACTGGCAGATCACCCTCGACCACCGAGGCAAACCCCAGTTCCACACACCCCAGAACCGAACCGGCCAAGGCACCACCCGCCAACACCACCGCTACCGCTGCTGA
- a CDS encoding DUF2254 domain-containing protein, translating to MADTSASRSRGSVSAIDRATWWDRLWQPFWMLPMLLTVAAVVLGVVLPEADRDLREIAWWVFPGGADAARGALTTIASVTISTVGVVFSITMVVLQLASSQFTPRVLGSFLSNRIVQVTFGMFIATFVFSLTVLRSVLSEDEEGNGFVPRVSVSFAFVLVLACVGLFLAFIRSITDSIQVSTVISRIGDRTARLVDRVLPVAEDEQGFSATWSPVADAPRSLVPVDRRHGHVDEIDLPRLVELAASRDGVLVLAPRLGDFVTTGQELATFWGDDWDDDATAAANGLVRLTTDRTMRQDVSFGFRQLVDIGDRALSSGVNDPTTATQVVNELHRLLRAAVQRVSPSPYLTDADGAVRLVVESTDARDLLRIAVEEIAFYGRESPPVTAQLAAMLDDLSSVSLERYRPTIAALRATLDDAQVG from the coding sequence ATGGCAGACACCTCAGCGTCCCGTTCGCGCGGCAGCGTCTCCGCCATCGACCGGGCCACGTGGTGGGACCGGTTGTGGCAGCCGTTCTGGATGCTGCCCATGCTGCTGACGGTCGCCGCGGTGGTGCTCGGCGTGGTCCTGCCCGAGGCCGACCGCGACCTGCGCGAGATCGCCTGGTGGGTGTTCCCCGGCGGGGCGGACGCCGCCCGCGGCGCCCTGACCACCATCGCGTCGGTGACGATCTCGACGGTCGGCGTGGTGTTCTCGATCACGATGGTCGTGCTGCAGCTGGCCTCGAGCCAGTTCACGCCGCGCGTGCTGGGCTCGTTCCTGTCGAACCGCATCGTGCAGGTCACCTTCGGCATGTTCATCGCCACGTTCGTGTTCTCGCTCACGGTGCTGCGGTCGGTGCTGAGCGAGGACGAGGAGGGCAACGGCTTCGTCCCGCGGGTCTCGGTGTCGTTCGCGTTCGTGCTCGTGCTCGCGTGCGTGGGCCTGTTCCTGGCGTTCATCCGCTCGATCACCGACAGCATCCAGGTCAGCACCGTCATCTCGCGCATCGGCGACCGCACCGCCCGGCTGGTCGACCGCGTGCTGCCGGTCGCCGAGGACGAGCAGGGGTTCAGCGCCACGTGGTCCCCGGTTGCTGATGCGCCTCGAAGCCTGGTGCCCGTCGACCGCCGCCACGGGCACGTGGACGAGATCGACCTGCCCCGGCTGGTGGAACTCGCCGCCTCCCGGGACGGGGTGCTCGTGCTCGCGCCGCGGCTGGGCGATTTCGTCACGACCGGGCAGGAGCTCGCGACCTTCTGGGGCGACGACTGGGACGACGACGCCACCGCCGCCGCCAACGGCCTCGTCCGCCTGACCACCGACCGGACCATGCGCCAGGACGTCAGCTTCGGCTTCCGCCAGCTCGTCGACATCGGCGACCGCGCGCTCTCGTCGGGCGTCAACGACCCGACCACCGCCACCCAGGTCGTCAACGAGCTGCACCGGCTGTTGCGCGCGGCCGTGCAGCGAGTCTCCCCCAGCCCCTACCTCACGGACGCCGACGGCGCGGTCCGGCTGGTGGTCGAGTCGACCGATGCGCGCGATCTCCTGCGGATCGCCGTCGAGGAGATCGCGTTCTACGGCCGTGAGTCGCCGCCCGTGACCGCCCAGCTGGCCGCCATGCTGGACGACCTCAGCTCCGTGTCCCTCGAGCGCTACCGGCCCACCATCGCGGCGCTGCGCGCCACGCTGGACGACGCGCAGGTGGGGTGA
- a CDS encoding exonuclease domain-containing protein: protein MAWPFSPSLAKRRDKAASRATGALADFYAAGFPGDETPASALRLLSLDFETTGLDATRDQVLSIGFVPVDGDTIALGGAAHRVLKVTTEVGQSAVFHGITDDQIASGTPVEDAVADTLAALSGRAMLAHFAKIETEFLSLLCERLYGAPLVVPVVDTLVLQDRLVNRGFDDESLAGQLRLWNARTRYGLPVYKAHNALTDAVATAELYLAQVAENAAVKAQTLKTLKSA, encoded by the coding sequence ATGGCGTGGCCCTTCTCCCCGTCGCTGGCCAAGCGCCGCGACAAGGCCGCATCCCGGGCGACCGGGGCCCTGGCCGACTTCTACGCGGCCGGGTTCCCGGGTGACGAGACGCCGGCGTCCGCGTTGCGGCTGCTCAGCCTCGACTTCGAGACCACCGGGCTGGACGCCACCCGCGACCAGGTGCTGAGCATCGGCTTCGTGCCGGTGGACGGCGACACGATCGCGCTCGGCGGGGCGGCCCACCGGGTGCTCAAGGTGACCACCGAGGTCGGCCAGTCGGCGGTGTTCCACGGCATCACCGACGACCAGATCGCCTCCGGCACCCCGGTCGAGGACGCCGTCGCCGACACCCTGGCCGCCCTGTCCGGGCGGGCCATGCTGGCGCACTTCGCCAAGATCGAGACCGAGTTCCTGTCGCTGTTGTGCGAACGGCTCTACGGCGCGCCGCTGGTCGTGCCCGTCGTCGACACGCTCGTGCTGCAGGACCGCCTGGTCAACCGCGGCTTCGACGACGAGTCGCTGGCCGGCCAGCTGCGCCTGTGGAACGCCCGCACCCGCTACGGGCTGCCGGTCTACAAGGCCCACAACGCGCTGACCGACGCCGTCGCGACCGCCGAGCTGTACCTCGCCCAGGTCGCGGAGAACGCGGCGGTCAAGGCGCAGACCCTGAAGACGCTGAAGTCGGCCTGA
- a CDS encoding putative nucleotidyltransferase substrate binding domain-containing protein, translated as MDVELAEVRDFLAAHHPYSQLPEAVLRELPKRLVTKYFRRGASLIEVGQKNDYLHIVRSGGVHIIDSHGVLADTADPGESFGLSSVWAGAPSRFRMVAVEDTLCLLMPSDVFRHLMGVSEPFSKFFLDQRDGRMRSGVEMVRVDESGSAILRTRVRQMLRKKPVSVEPTLSIRGAAQKMSEMRISALLVTESERLVGIVTDRDMRSKVIANGLDPNGPISSIMTPNPTTTHPDALAFEVMVLLTQHGWHHLPVVEDGELLGMVTAGDIMRLEQANPSYLVGEIDKQTSVDGVVESAKKLPNVVFQAAAQDATADDIARVITATMDALTRKLILLAEAEIGNAPVHYCWVALGSQGRLESGMQSDQDNALLISDEVTPEQLEWFGELARRVVDGLVRCGFPLCPGDMMASNPQWRVPLRTWGGYFAQWMNAPEPEALLNAQTFFDMRPVHGDRTLYERLQTSVIARAPQATRFLAYLAKQAQRFEPPLGLFRDFVTSDETGGKIDLKSGGIAPIVQIARLAALSKGGAQLNTIDRLRAASSTNALSEEKAADLTDAFEFISYVRLQHQVKQMKKGQQADNLIDPASLSSFERRHLKEAFAIIRKTQGTLAYLYRTDVTS; from the coding sequence ATGGATGTCGAACTCGCCGAGGTCAGGGACTTCCTGGCGGCCCACCACCCCTACAGCCAGCTGCCCGAGGCCGTGCTCCGCGAGCTGCCCAAGCGCCTGGTCACCAAGTACTTCCGGCGCGGCGCCTCGCTGATCGAGGTCGGGCAGAAGAACGACTACCTGCACATCGTCCGCTCCGGCGGGGTGCACATCATCGACAGCCACGGCGTCCTCGCCGACACCGCCGACCCGGGCGAGTCGTTCGGCCTGTCGTCGGTGTGGGCCGGCGCCCCCAGCCGCTTCCGCATGGTCGCGGTCGAGGACACGCTGTGCCTGCTCATGCCCTCCGACGTGTTCCGGCACCTCATGGGCGTCTCCGAGCCGTTCAGCAAGTTCTTCCTCGACCAGCGCGACGGCCGCATGCGCTCGGGCGTCGAGATGGTGCGCGTGGACGAGTCGGGCTCGGCGATCCTGCGGACGCGGGTGCGGCAGATGCTGCGCAAGAAGCCGGTGTCGGTCGAGCCGACGCTGTCGATCCGCGGGGCGGCGCAGAAGATGTCCGAGATGCGCATCTCGGCCCTGCTGGTCACCGAGTCCGAGCGGCTGGTCGGCATCGTCACCGACCGCGACATGCGCTCCAAGGTCATCGCCAACGGGCTCGACCCCAACGGCCCGATCAGCTCGATCATGACCCCCAACCCGACCACCACCCACCCCGACGCCCTCGCGTTCGAGGTCATGGTGCTGCTCACCCAGCACGGCTGGCACCACCTGCCCGTGGTCGAGGACGGCGAACTGCTCGGCATGGTCACCGCCGGCGACATCATGCGCCTGGAGCAGGCCAACCCCAGCTACCTCGTCGGCGAGATCGACAAGCAGACCTCCGTGGACGGCGTGGTCGAGTCGGCCAAGAAGCTGCCCAACGTCGTCTTCCAGGCCGCCGCGCAGGACGCCACGGCCGACGACATCGCCCGCGTCATCACCGCAACCATGGACGCCCTCACGCGCAAGCTGATCCTCCTCGCCGAGGCCGAGATCGGCAACGCGCCCGTGCACTACTGCTGGGTGGCGCTCGGTTCGCAGGGACGCCTCGAGTCCGGCATGCAGTCCGACCAGGACAACGCGCTGCTGATCTCCGACGAGGTCACGCCCGAGCAGCTGGAGTGGTTCGGCGAGCTCGCCCGCCGCGTCGTGGACGGCCTGGTCCGCTGCGGGTTCCCGCTCTGCCCGGGCGACATGATGGCGTCCAACCCGCAGTGGCGGGTGCCGCTGCGCACGTGGGGGGGCTACTTCGCCCAGTGGATGAACGCCCCCGAGCCCGAGGCCCTGCTGAACGCCCAGACCTTCTTCGACATGCGGCCCGTGCACGGCGACCGCACGCTGTACGAGCGCCTGCAGACCTCAGTCATCGCGCGGGCGCCGCAGGCCACCCGCTTCCTGGCCTACCTCGCCAAGCAGGCGCAGCGGTTCGAGCCGCCGCTGGGCCTCTTCCGCGACTTCGTCACCTCCGACGAGACCGGCGGCAAGATCGACCTCAAGTCCGGCGGCATCGCGCCGATCGTCCAGATCGCGCGGCTGGCCGCGCTGTCCAAGGGCGGCGCCCAGCTGAACACGATCGACCGGCTGCGGGCGGCGTCCTCGACCAACGCACTGTCGGAGGAGAAGGCCGCCGACCTGACCGACGCCTTCGAGTTCATCAGCTACGTGCGCCTGCAGCACCAGGTCAAGCAGATGAAGAAGGGGCAGCAGGCCGACAACCTGATCGACCCGGCCAGCCTGAGCTCGTTCGAGCGCCGGCACCTGAAGGAGGCGTTCGCGATCATCCGCAAGACGCAGGGGACGCTGGCCTACCTCTACCGCACCGACGTGACGAGCTGA
- a CDS encoding glucose-1-phosphate adenylyltransferase family protein yields MRIPRTLAIVLAGGKGSRLGSLTDDTVKPALPFAGPYRLIDIALSNLAHSHLSDVWIAEQYLPHSLNEHLAQGRPWDLDRLHGGLQVLAPFEGATGEGMAQGNSDTLWRHRERIRSFGADHVLVLSADHVYTLDFLEVLTTHTTSDADLTVVTTRVDEDPSSFSVVQVDESGRVTDFDYKPDEPQGNLVAAEVFLYRAQTLLDALDELGGKTGGLGDYGEDLLPHLVSTRLVVEHRLDGYWWSTASCCTAPTSAPASNSCAASWRPAPAWSGAPAAARRTASRSSAPTARSPIGPDVLD; encoded by the coding sequence ATGCGCATCCCCCGTACCCTCGCCATCGTGCTGGCCGGCGGCAAGGGGTCGCGGCTGGGCTCGCTCACCGACGACACCGTCAAGCCGGCCCTGCCGTTCGCCGGCCCGTACCGGCTGATCGACATCGCCCTGTCGAACCTGGCGCACTCGCACCTGTCCGACGTGTGGATCGCCGAGCAATACCTGCCCCACTCCCTCAACGAGCACCTCGCGCAGGGCCGGCCGTGGGACCTCGACCGCCTCCACGGCGGTCTGCAGGTCCTCGCGCCGTTCGAGGGGGCCACCGGCGAGGGCATGGCGCAGGGCAACTCCGACACCCTGTGGCGCCACCGCGAGCGCATCCGGTCGTTCGGCGCCGACCACGTCCTGGTGCTGAGTGCCGACCACGTCTACACGCTCGACTTCCTCGAGGTGCTCACCACGCACACGACGTCGGACGCCGACCTGACCGTCGTCACCACCCGGGTCGACGAGGACCCGAGCTCCTTCTCGGTGGTGCAGGTCGACGAATCCGGGCGCGTCACCGACTTCGACTACAAGCCCGACGAGCCGCAGGGCAACCTCGTCGCCGCCGAGGTGTTCCTCTACCGGGCCCAGACCCTGCTGGACGCCCTCGACGAGCTCGGTGGCAAGACCGGCGGGCTCGGCGACTACGGCGAGGACCTCCTGCCCCACCTCGTCTCGACCCGCCTCGTGGTCGAGCACCGCCTCGACGGCTACTGGTGGTCGACAGCGTCGTGCTGCACGGCGCCCACATCGGCCCCGGCGTCGAACTCGTGCGCTGCGTCGTGGCGACCGGCGCCCGCGTGGTCGGGGGCACCCGCCGCGGCTCGGAGGACCGCGTCACGCTCATCGGCCCCGACGGCACGATCACCGATCGGGCCTGACGTGCTGGACTGA
- a CDS encoding CTP synthase, with amino-acid sequence MGEPNQTKHIFVTGGVASSLGKGLTASSLGSLLVARGLRVTMQKLDPYLNVDPGTMNPFQHGEVFVTEDGAETDLDIGHYERFLDVDLSADANVTTGKVYSTVIAKERRGDYLGDTVQVIPHITNQIRDDMMAMTGKGTDVVIHEIGGTVGDIESLPFLEAARQVRREVGRDNCFFLHVSLVPYIGPSGELKTKPTQHSVAALRQVGITPDAIVARCIRDVPASIKRKIALMCDVDEEAVVSCPDAPSIYEIPKVLFDEGLDAYVVRRLGVSFRDVNWKRWDDLLERVRHPKEEVTVALVGKYVDLPDAYLSVSEALRAGAFANWARANIRWVASDDCATPEGAAAQLGDVDAIVVPGGFGIRGVEGKLGALTYARENQVPTLGLCLGLQCMVMEAARNLAGLAGAASTEFDPGTRHPVISTMADQEAFVEGAGDLGGTMRLGSYPATLAEGSVVAEAYGATEVTERHRHRYEVNNAYRAQIEEAGLKVSGTSPDGRLVEFVELDREAHPFYVATQAHPELKSRPTKAHPLFAALLAAAVEHRRSGRLVD; translated from the coding sequence GTGGGAGAACCGAACCAGACCAAGCACATCTTCGTGACCGGGGGCGTCGCCTCCTCGCTCGGGAAGGGCCTGACGGCGTCCAGCCTCGGCTCCTTGCTCGTGGCCCGCGGCCTTCGCGTGACGATGCAGAAACTCGACCCGTACCTCAACGTCGACCCCGGCACCATGAACCCGTTCCAGCACGGCGAGGTGTTCGTGACCGAGGACGGCGCGGAGACCGATCTCGACATCGGCCACTACGAGCGGTTCCTCGACGTCGACCTGTCCGCCGACGCGAACGTGACCACCGGCAAGGTCTACTCGACCGTCATCGCCAAGGAGCGCCGCGGCGACTACCTCGGCGACACGGTGCAGGTGATCCCGCACATCACGAACCAGATCCGCGACGACATGATGGCGATGACCGGCAAGGGCACCGACGTCGTGATCCACGAGATCGGCGGCACGGTCGGCGACATCGAGTCCCTGCCGTTCCTCGAGGCCGCCCGTCAGGTGCGCCGCGAGGTGGGCCGGGACAACTGCTTCTTCCTGCACGTGTCGCTGGTGCCCTACATCGGGCCCTCCGGCGAGCTCAAGACCAAGCCCACCCAGCACTCGGTGGCCGCGCTGCGCCAGGTCGGCATCACGCCCGACGCGATCGTGGCCCGCTGCATCCGCGACGTGCCGGCGTCCATCAAGCGCAAGATCGCGCTGATGTGCGACGTCGACGAGGAGGCCGTGGTCTCCTGCCCCGACGCGCCGTCGATCTACGAGATCCCCAAGGTGCTGTTCGACGAGGGGCTGGACGCCTACGTGGTGCGTCGCCTCGGGGTGTCGTTCCGCGACGTCAACTGGAAGCGCTGGGACGACCTGCTCGAGCGCGTCCGCCACCCCAAGGAGGAGGTGACGGTCGCCCTGGTCGGCAAGTACGTCGACCTCCCGGACGCCTACCTCTCGGTCTCCGAGGCGCTGCGCGCAGGGGCCTTCGCGAACTGGGCGCGCGCCAACATCCGCTGGGTGGCCTCCGACGACTGCGCCACCCCCGAGGGTGCGGCTGCCCAGCTGGGCGACGTCGACGCGATCGTCGTGCCCGGCGGGTTCGGCATCCGCGGCGTCGAGGGCAAGCTCGGCGCCCTCACCTACGCGCGCGAGAACCAGGTGCCCACCCTGGGCCTGTGCCTGGGCCTGCAGTGCATGGTGATGGAGGCCGCCCGCAACCTGGCCGGCCTGGCCGGGGCGGCGTCCACGGAGTTCGACCCGGGCACCCGCCACCCCGTGATCTCGACCATGGCCGACCAGGAGGCGTTCGTGGAGGGGGCCGGCGACCTGGGCGGCACGATGCGGCTCGGCTCCTACCCGGCGACGCTCGCCGAGGGGTCGGTCGTCGCCGAGGCCTACGGCGCCACCGAGGTCACCGAACGCCACCGCCACCGCTACGAGGTCAACAACGCCTACCGGGCGCAGATCGAGGAGGCGGGCCTGAAGGTCTCGGGCACCTCGCCCGACGGGCGGCTCGTCGAGTTCGTCGAGCTCGACCGCGAGGCCCACCCCTTCTACGTCGCGACCCAGGCCCACCCCGAGCTGAAGTCGCGCCCGACCAAGGCACACCCGCTGTTCGCGGCGTTGCTGGCCGCCGCGGTGGAGCACCGGCGGAGCGGGCGTCTGGTTGACTGA
- a CDS encoding NUDIX domain-containing protein, which translates to MVDLRVLSGDEVTDEPLGWPVRSHTLLGGGLVSDFVRDEVETPAGEVMRRDYLLHPGAVGIIALDDAERVVVVRQLRHPVGFRLVEPPAGLIDAGETSWVDAARRELAEEVELAASDWRILVDYMTSPGCLQETLRVYLARGLTPTGRPDGFVVEHEEADMEVCLVALDDLVDAIYAGRIQNPTMVVGALAAYAALRTGRVESLRPADAPWPARAVKEQRDARIHALGGETRPR; encoded by the coding sequence ATGGTCGACCTGCGCGTGCTGTCCGGGGACGAGGTGACCGACGAGCCCCTCGGCTGGCCGGTGCGTTCCCACACCCTGCTGGGCGGCGGGCTGGTCTCCGACTTCGTCCGGGACGAGGTCGAGACGCCCGCCGGCGAGGTGATGAGGCGCGACTACCTGCTGCACCCCGGCGCGGTCGGCATCATCGCGCTCGACGACGCCGAGCGCGTGGTCGTGGTGCGCCAGCTGCGGCACCCGGTCGGCTTCCGGCTCGTCGAGCCGCCCGCCGGGCTGATCGACGCGGGGGAGACGTCCTGGGTGGACGCCGCCCGCCGCGAGCTCGCCGAGGAGGTCGAGCTGGCGGCGTCCGACTGGCGGATCCTGGTCGACTACATGACCTCGCCCGGCTGCCTGCAGGAGACGCTGCGGGTCTACCTGGCGCGTGGCCTCACCCCGACCGGACGCCCCGACGGGTTCGTCGTCGAGCACGAGGAGGCCGACATGGAGGTCTGCCTCGTCGCCCTCGACGACCTCGTCGACGCGATCTATGCGGGCCGCATCCAGAACCCGACCATGGTGGTGGGCGCGCTCGCCGCCTACGCCGCGCTGCGCACCGGTCGGGTCGAGTCGCTGCGCCCCGCGGACGCCCCGTGGCCGGCCCGCGCGGTCAAGGAGCAGCGCGACGCGCGGATCCACGCCCTGGGCGGGGAGACCCGGCCGCGTTGA
- a CDS encoding site-specific tyrosine recombinase XerD, with protein sequence MSSLERAVGAYLDHLEAEVGASAHTVAGYRRDLARYAAFLTDAGVSSVGDVRPDQVQGFAAWLRAGGEGRPALAASSVARAVAAVRSFHAFAVRDGEADANPAARVSPPKQGKRLPKALSVDQVQALLNVPDRTTPVGLRDAVLLELLYGTGARVSEVCALDVDDVSSQLDDPDLGLRLFGKGRKERIVPLGSYARAAIGDWLVRGRPTFIARAARPGPALLLNARGGRLSRQSAFNVLAECAERAQLGVPVSPHTLRHSFATHLLDGGADVRVVQELLGHASVTTTQIYTLVTVEHLREVFLTAHPRAR encoded by the coding sequence TTGAGCTCGCTCGAGCGGGCCGTCGGCGCCTACCTGGACCACCTCGAGGCCGAGGTGGGCGCCTCCGCGCACACGGTCGCCGGCTACCGGCGCGACCTCGCCCGCTACGCGGCCTTCCTCACGGACGCCGGGGTGAGTTCGGTCGGCGACGTGCGGCCCGACCAGGTGCAGGGCTTCGCCGCCTGGCTGCGGGCCGGGGGAGAGGGGCGACCCGCGCTCGCGGCGTCCAGCGTCGCCCGGGCGGTGGCGGCGGTGCGCTCGTTCCACGCGTTCGCGGTGCGCGACGGCGAGGCGGACGCCAACCCCGCGGCCCGCGTCTCCCCGCCCAAGCAGGGCAAGCGGCTGCCGAAGGCGCTGTCGGTCGACCAGGTGCAGGCGCTGCTGAACGTGCCGGACCGGACCACGCCCGTCGGGCTGCGCGACGCCGTGCTGCTGGAACTCCTCTACGGCACCGGAGCGCGCGTCTCGGAGGTGTGCGCGCTCGACGTCGACGACGTGAGCTCGCAGCTGGACGACCCCGACCTGGGGCTGCGCCTGTTCGGCAAGGGTCGCAAGGAGCGGATCGTCCCGCTGGGCTCCTATGCGCGGGCGGCGATCGGCGACTGGCTGGTGCGGGGGCGTCCGACGTTCATCGCCAGGGCGGCCCGGCCGGGGCCCGCGTTGCTGCTGAACGCGCGCGGGGGCCGGCTCAGCCGGCAGTCAGCGTTCAACGTGCTCGCCGAGTGCGCCGAGCGGGCCCAGCTGGGGGTTCCGGTGAGCCCGCACACACTGCGGCACTCGTTCGCCACCCACCTGCTCGACGGCGGGGCCGACGTGCGCGTGGTGCAGGAACTGCTCGGGCACGCGTCGGTGACGACGACCCAGATCTACACGCTGGTGACGGTGGAGCACCTGCGCGAGGTGTTCCTCACCGCGCACCCGCGGGCACGGTAG
- a CDS encoding endonuclease domain-containing protein, with amino-acid sequence MRPRTSPFEGTGIATWRPRSRADQAWARRALRRGDLVEVLPTVYAPSSAPITLELRAAALKDLDPDAIITGAAAARLTWWPQLATDILSATRPGSLVAVPGFRWEQRDIPRDLVVDRGGLTLANAALSVLDLIPDKGGNAIDEALRRKACTLPDLWAAFELTRGRAGNGLRRALLHDSRDLPWSEAERHLHQHYRACALPFAHATNFWVTLSDGRRTPLDFALPDLRLGFEADGFAWHGDRKAFEYDRDRDSDLAAQGWWVIRFSASFLEHEATEVRRRITAIVRDRARSLGVPCPTVPAGAR; translated from the coding sequence GTGAGACCACGAACCAGCCCCTTCGAGGGCACCGGGATCGCAACCTGGCGCCCCCGGTCACGCGCTGACCAGGCTTGGGCACGCCGGGCGCTCCGGCGCGGCGACCTGGTCGAGGTGCTGCCCACCGTCTACGCCCCGTCCTCGGCCCCCATCACCCTGGAGCTCCGGGCCGCAGCCCTGAAGGACCTCGACCCCGACGCCATCATCACGGGTGCTGCCGCCGCCCGCCTGACGTGGTGGCCCCAACTGGCCACCGACATCCTGTCGGCGACGCGGCCAGGCAGCCTGGTCGCGGTCCCGGGGTTCCGTTGGGAGCAGCGTGACATCCCCCGCGACCTCGTCGTCGACCGCGGCGGGCTCACCCTGGCGAACGCGGCCCTGTCCGTCCTCGACCTCATCCCCGACAAGGGCGGCAACGCCATCGACGAGGCACTGCGCCGCAAGGCCTGCACGCTCCCCGACCTCTGGGCGGCGTTCGAGCTCACCCGCGGCCGGGCGGGCAACGGACTGCGGCGGGCGTTGCTGCACGATTCCCGCGACCTGCCCTGGTCGGAGGCCGAGCGGCACCTGCACCAGCACTACCGCGCCTGCGCCCTCCCCTTCGCCCACGCCACCAACTTCTGGGTCACCCTCAGCGACGGGCGTCGCACCCCGCTCGACTTCGCCCTCCCCGACCTGCGCCTCGGCTTCGAGGCCGACGGCTTCGCGTGGCACGGTGACCGGAAGGCCTTCGAGTACGACCGCGACCGGGACTCCGACCTCGCGGCCCAGGGCTGGTGGGTCATCCGGTTCTCGGCGAGCTTCCTCGAGCACGAGGCCACCGAGGTGCGCCGCCGGATCACCGCGATCGTCCGGGATCGAGCCCGATCCCTCGGGGTCCCCTGCCCTACCGTGCCCGCGGGTGCGCGGTGA